The Corynebacterium simulans genome contains a region encoding:
- the hpaH gene encoding 2-oxo-hept-4-ene-1,7-dioate hydratase, whose protein sequence is MLDSKQHIAIADELAQAERDRTMIPLLSTRFPDMGVEDSYAIQGEWVKRGIAGGRRLVGRKIGLTSKVMQEATGITEPDYGAIFADQVYENGSAIEHAQFSNVRIEVELAFVLKEDLAGPNCSIFDVLRATDYVVPALEILSSRIEMKGRTIVDTISDNAALGAMVYGGNPVRPEDVDLRWVSALLYRNESIEDTGVAAAVLNHPAMGVAWLANKLHAHGDTLKKGDIILAGSFTKPMWVEPGDAVHADYGKLGAITCRFQ, encoded by the coding sequence ATGTTAGATAGCAAGCAACATATAGCCATCGCGGATGAGCTGGCGCAGGCCGAGCGCGACCGCACGATGATTCCTCTGCTGAGCACTCGTTTCCCGGACATGGGTGTGGAGGATTCTTATGCCATCCAGGGTGAGTGGGTAAAGCGCGGCATCGCCGGTGGGCGGCGCCTCGTTGGCCGCAAGATTGGTCTGACCTCCAAGGTGATGCAGGAGGCAACCGGTATTACCGAACCGGACTACGGTGCCATCTTTGCGGACCAGGTCTATGAGAACGGATCCGCTATCGAGCACGCGCAGTTCTCGAACGTGCGCATCGAGGTGGAGCTCGCCTTTGTTCTCAAGGAGGACCTGGCGGGGCCTAACTGCAGCATCTTTGACGTGCTCCGCGCGACCGATTACGTGGTGCCAGCCTTGGAGATCCTCTCCTCCCGCATTGAGATGAAGGGCCGCACCATCGTGGACACCATCTCTGACAACGCGGCGCTCGGTGCGATGGTTTATGGCGGCAACCCAGTCCGTCCCGAAGACGTTGACCTCCGTTGGGTCTCCGCCCTCCTCTATCGCAATGAATCCATCGAAGACACCGGCGTCGCCGCGGCGGTGCTCAACCATCCGGCGATGGGCGTCGCCTGGCTGGCGAACAAGCTGCATGCCCACGGCGACACTTTGAAGAAGGGCGACATCATCCTCGCCGGCTCCTTCACCAAGCCGATGTGGGTGGAGCCGGGCGATGCCGTCCACGCCGATTACGGAAAGTTGGGAGCAATCACATGCCGATTCCAGTAG
- a CDS encoding HpcH/HpaI aldolase family protein, with product MPIPVELPPTFTRALDDAPLIGAWICSGSQVAAEIVASAGFDWLLIDGEHSPYSLETIAELLRATDVYGPTRMVRVPVNDTALIKQYLDVGAQNLMVPMVDTAAEAEKAVAAMYYPPRGVRGVGSALARSSRWNGVEGYLQKAAETVSLTVQIESFTAVENAAEIAAVDGVDQVFVGPSDLAASMGLLGQQTHPDVLDAVQRTFDAVRAAGKPVGVNAFNLEQAQRYLDAGASFALVGADVQLLSGAARTLADKFSKKG from the coding sequence ATGCCGATTCCAGTAGAACTTCCGCCAACCTTCACGCGCGCGCTTGACGACGCCCCCTTGATCGGCGCCTGGATCTGCTCCGGCTCCCAGGTGGCGGCGGAGATTGTTGCTTCCGCCGGTTTCGATTGGCTGCTCATTGATGGCGAGCACTCCCCTTATAGCTTGGAGACCATCGCAGAATTGCTTCGGGCCACAGATGTGTATGGGCCAACCCGCATGGTGCGTGTTCCGGTTAATGATACCGCACTTATCAAGCAATACCTAGATGTTGGTGCCCAGAATCTGATGGTGCCTATGGTCGATACTGCAGCCGAGGCCGAGAAGGCTGTAGCGGCAATGTATTACCCACCGCGCGGTGTGCGCGGCGTCGGCAGTGCGTTGGCTCGTTCTTCCCGCTGGAATGGTGTGGAGGGGTATTTGCAGAAGGCCGCTGAGACCGTCAGCCTGACCGTGCAGATTGAGTCCTTCACCGCTGTGGAGAACGCGGCGGAGATCGCGGCAGTCGATGGTGTTGACCAAGTATTTGTCGGCCCATCGGATTTGGCGGCCTCAATGGGGCTGCTGGGACAGCAGACTCACCCAGACGTGCTGGACGCAGTGCAGCGTACTTTCGATGCGGTCCGTGCCGCGGGCAAGCCGGTGGGCGTCAACGCTTTCAATCTGGAGCAGGCGCAGCGTTATCTTGACGCAGGTGCGTCGTTTGCACTGGTAGGAGCTGATGTCCAGCTGTTGTCCGGTGCGGCGCGTACGCTGGCGGACAAATTCTCGAAGAAAGGTTAG